The following proteins come from a genomic window of Mammaliicoccus sp. Marseille-Q6498:
- a CDS encoding zinc-binding dehydrogenase — protein MKALVKTAPGFGNLEILDKAVPEPSDNEVKIKVHYAGICGTDVHTYEGHYNVNFPVTLGHEFSGEIVEVGSNVQDFKIGDRVTSETTFYICGECEYCRTGDYNLCNHRKGLGTQQNGGFTQYLVARAASVHKLPDNVSYKAAAMTEPLACAHHAVSKIEIKQDDIVVVMGPGPIGLLVAQVVKSKGGKVVITGLDNDKARLKKAEELHLDHVVNIQHTDLKDYVNSITNGYGANVVFECSGAVPAAKQGLDLLRKKGLYVQVGIFKDPEIPFDLEKIVQKEIRVVGSRSQKPADWEPSLQLMNTGDVDAEALVTTELDITQWDEGYNHIKGGEGIKVLLRPIE, from the coding sequence ATGAAAGCACTCGTAAAAACAGCTCCAGGATTCGGTAATTTGGAAATTTTAGATAAAGCAGTACCTGAACCAAGCGACAATGAAGTGAAAATTAAAGTTCATTACGCTGGTATTTGCGGAACAGACGTTCACACTTACGAAGGTCATTACAACGTAAACTTTCCAGTCACTTTAGGACACGAATTTTCTGGGGAAATCGTTGAAGTAGGTTCTAATGTTCAAGATTTTAAAATTGGAGATCGCGTTACTTCTGAAACAACATTTTATATTTGCGGAGAATGTGAATATTGCCGAACAGGTGATTATAATCTTTGTAACCATAGAAAAGGTTTAGGCACACAACAAAACGGTGGTTTCACACAATATTTAGTAGCAAGAGCAGCCAGTGTTCATAAATTACCAGACAACGTTTCTTATAAAGCAGCTGCGATGACTGAACCTTTAGCATGCGCACACCATGCCGTCTCTAAAATTGAAATAAAGCAAGATGACATTGTCGTTGTGATGGGTCCCGGCCCTATTGGTTTACTTGTCGCTCAAGTTGTTAAAAGTAAAGGCGGTAAAGTTGTCATTACTGGTTTAGATAACGATAAAGCACGTTTAAAAAAAGCAGAAGAACTCCATTTAGATCACGTCGTTAATATTCAACATACCGATTTAAAAGACTACGTAAACAGTATTACAAACGGATATGGTGCAAATGTCGTATTTGAATGTTCCGGTGCCGTTCCAGCTGCTAAACAAGGTCTTGATTTATTACGCAAAAAAGGATTATACGTCCAAGTTGGTATTTTTAAAGACCCTGAAATTCCTTTTGATTTAGAAAAAATTGTTCAAAAAGAAATTAGAGTTGTCGGTAGTAGAAGTCAAAAACCTGCAGACTGGGAACCTTCTTTACAACTTATGAATACAGGTGATGTAGATGCTGAAGCACTCGTCACAACAGAGTTAGATATTACACAATGGGATGAAGGATACAATCACATTAAAGGTGGCGAAGGGATTAAAGTCCTACTACGCCCTATCGAATAA
- a CDS encoding galactitol-1-phosphate 5-dehydrogenase yields the protein MKALNLYDIEDLRFEDAPTPSIESADDVIIKVKSTGICGSDTSRYKKLGPYQEGMTFGHEFSGIVEQVGAQVTNLKIGDAVTGCPAVVCHHCDYCEKGEYSRCENLYVIGSYVPGCFAEYVKLPSSNVLKLPDNLDFDTAAMVEPSAVVAHGFYRTKMKPGATVAVMGCGSIGLLAIQWAKIFGAAKIIAIDIDNHKLKIAKQLGADYTINSIEETLDEAISVIPDKIDVAVESAGSPFTIGQVLTLPTKGGEVLMLGIPYSDIEINRKHFEKILRNELNVIGSWNGLSAPFPGEEWTATLHYMSTGEINIEPIISDRLNLEKGPETFYNLVHKKKHYDKVIFHP from the coding sequence TTGAAAGCCTTAAATTTATATGACATTGAGGATTTAAGATTCGAAGATGCACCAACCCCTTCAATTGAGTCTGCAGATGACGTCATTATAAAAGTTAAATCAACCGGCATATGCGGTTCAGACACTTCTCGCTATAAGAAACTTGGACCTTATCAAGAAGGCATGACTTTTGGTCACGAATTCTCTGGCATTGTTGAACAAGTTGGAGCGCAAGTGACAAATTTAAAAATCGGTGACGCCGTAACAGGATGTCCAGCAGTCGTTTGTCATCATTGTGATTACTGTGAAAAAGGCGAATATTCAAGATGTGAGAACTTATACGTCATTGGATCTTATGTACCAGGATGTTTCGCTGAATATGTTAAATTGCCAAGTTCAAATGTTCTCAAATTACCAGACAATCTTGATTTTGATACAGCAGCTATGGTCGAACCTTCTGCAGTTGTAGCACATGGATTTTATCGAACTAAAATGAAACCTGGCGCAACAGTCGCAGTTATGGGATGTGGAAGCATTGGATTATTAGCCATTCAATGGGCAAAAATATTCGGTGCCGCTAAAATCATTGCCATCGATATTGATAACCACAAACTAAAAATAGCCAAGCAACTCGGCGCAGATTATACAATCAATTCAATAGAAGAAACATTAGATGAAGCAATCTCAGTTATACCAGATAAAATCGATGTTGCAGTCGAATCAGCAGGCTCACCATTTACAATTGGACAAGTACTAACACTCCCAACAAAAGGCGGAGAAGTCTTAATGTTAGGCATTCCATATTCAGATATCGAAATCAATCGTAAACATTTCGAGAAAATATTGCGAAACGAACTCAACGTTATAGGATCTTGGAACGGACTATCCGCCCCATTCCCAGGAGAAGAATGGACAGCAACACTACATTACATGTCCACTGGAGAAATAAATATAGAACCCATTATCTCAGACAGACTCAATTTGGAAAAAGGACCCGAAACATTTTATAACCTCGTTCATAAAAAGAAGCACTACGATAAAGTAATCTTTCATCCATAA